In Populus alba chromosome 4, ASM523922v2, whole genome shotgun sequence, the genomic window cccatTCTATATTCCGAGCACTGCCTGTTGTAAATATGGTTCTTGACCAGGCTGTGTCACTATCAGCATCGGCATTAATTCAAATCTGAACAGTGATGAGAAACCTCAGAATAATGATTCAAGCGTTTTTCTCAGAATGGAAAACTTGAAGTCACTGGAATTGACACACCACTTCATCTGGCAGGCTGCAGATGAGCTAAATCTGTCCTGTAAAGACATCCACTTTTCAGCCATATGGTGCCCTTATCCGATTCAATCTTAAATAGAACTGAACCTGGTAAATGTTGGGAAAACTAGGAACAAATAACCGGAAATTAATCTACTTGGATGAATTCACAAGTTACAATTCTTTTCCCTCTTTGtacaattaaaattagaatctaacaatcaacaaatataatgcaacaatcacataaattaacatcaagatttttatgtgaaaaaaccCGATGTGGGAAAATTCCACGGGATCGTAAGCTACCTAAAAATTTTcactattaataaataatggGTTCACAACTGTTTTTCCTCAGATTTAACTAAGAAATGAAATAAACTgctctctgtttctttttttttcttttttttttttttttttgtttagaaacaCAATTGCTGTCATTTATagtattatacatattctaaattaaaaagacaaccaattgtctttctttttaattaatatggtgGTTCTATTATCACATGGTGCAGGACCATGTATAAcattaagaaaaactaaaaaattggtTTGAAGACGGTTgaattttgaaatcttttccTTTGAGAAGCTTGGATTCTGAAATCTTACAACCATTAGTAAATAGAGGGATTTcaatagtagtttttttttttttctagtcacCCTGTCAGCAATTCGTACACTTGGAGAATCATCTCTACTGGTTAATCATTACATCAGCAATAGTCCTCTCTATCATCCGCCTGCTTTTGAAGATGCTGTTCTCTCCCCTATTTTAAGGTTCAACAATCTTCTTCAGAATTCACACATTACGATGAAGAACAGGAAGTTCAGAAATATCTGGCTGTTACAGAAAAAAGTGCAATCTTTCTTACACAAACTGAGATCCTTGATAGTTTCAGGCTTTAGTAAGTACTTAGGGCTTGCTTGCAAGCAATGCATGTTTAAATGAAGTAGGGATCTGACAACCAAATAGTATAAAACTCCAACTGGGTCATGCGGTAATGCCATCAAAATTCAATTCTACAGACTTGAATGGTAAGTGATTTACATATATAAAGAATCAAAAGAACcccacaaaataattaatttggtttagtaattttttttctttcaataatcaTGTAATACCTAAATTTTTGGTTCAAATCCAAGTTCAAGTCAACCCAAACACAACCTAAGTTAATCcagcatataaaaaaagttacaataaaattgtttttttcttttctaattcttGTGACCATGGTAACCCTTCTATCATTAAAGgatttcaatttttcatctttaagttttttcagttcaagaaaagtaaaaataacaaataaatgatTCTTTCTCGTGATACTTTCgattatgatttgtttataaaaaaaattaaaaaagagattagggtttttaaggatttgaagtttatgtttttaagaTTGATTCATGATTATTAGGGGTTTAAggttaaataattgattttaggTTGTTAGAAATAAGGATTTGTGagttaatttgtttaaattgatttttataggttaagaaattcatttcaaCTTTGCTAAAAAATCTGGACAGGATGTtcttgaggttgaagatgacaaatttttatttggttcttgatttataaaaattacagtttagtcccttgaaaaaattataatttgacctctAAATGTATTTTAGGATTCTGGGAAGTGTTATTATGAGGTTGAGGATGATGAAACTcagtttgataattgatttgaaatatttttagtttgatccCTCAATATTAggaatttacattttagtccatgaactttaaaaaaattgcagtTCGATCCCTGGTTTGTTCTGGACAGGATTGAGGATGGTTTATGGGTGAAATTTCAGCATGGTTATGTATCTACAGTTTGGTCCTCaaatttttggtaaaattacgtgttggtccctgttttgaaaaattatcgcTTTATttcctaaatttaaaaaactaaacctggttttcttttatgtattggaatcttttatttatgttgttttaggttgtttttttagtatattttgtatgtttgtTGTAAGATTTTCTAATAATCCTCAATagggtttttgaatttttcgtttgatattctttttaattctatttttttttaatgaataggATGATCTTTAATATGTATGTAATATAAATAACTATGCATGTTGCTGGTCATGGATCCaagattcgggtcgtgacaaatcaataattaatttggtaaaaaaattcttcttgCCATCTGAAGATTGAAATGCAAGAGATTTCAAGGTAGATGTGAGATAAATTCGataaaaataggataaatttcTGTTGTAAAATATGTAAATTAATGTCTTCTGTAATttttacacacaaaaaaaagtaCATTTTTAAACAGGTTAAGATAATtcattttcaacaaattaaGGTGAGAAACCAATAAAGCATGTGATGTATACACAAGAATATTACtaataattaattctaaaattctATAAAACAAAACTAGTCGAATCCTAAACATCTCCACCaagttctttcttttcattagaCATTTGAGCAAGAACTTGAATTTAAGAAccctacttgattttttatttattttttttgtattttttctgagAAAGAAGAAGACCTATCTTAATCTCCACCTTATTGCCTCAGAATCTTCTATAATTAATATCTATAGATGAACTATCAATCCAGGGTATATACAACATCCAGGTATGTAAGTGAGTAATGCCATTCCTTCAATATTAGTACACACGAAACTTGTATAGATGCTTTGCTAGACCATTGAGGTAAAGATATTGAGAAACAACATCTCTCGTCACATGGCTGTGATAGAAACAAGACCACCCTTGCtgctactctctctctctctctccctgcaTAAAGATGTTGTAGCAGTATATTAGCCGTGTGTTTGAGCAATAGATTAGATAACACCAGAAGTTAGTAATTAAAAGCTGTGAGCATCATAATTAATTACTGTTGCCAGCCCACCAAATGCTCGTGGGGTGACGTGTTATGGATGTGACTGCCATTAAAAGCCAATTACTTGCATCACTTGCTCTGTGTTTCCTCAACATGACATGGTCTCTGAGTAGCAAACAAGATCAAACCAATCGGTATCATCTATAACCACTTGGATTTCTTGGTCTCTTGGCATTTGGGACCATCGAGAGAGAGCTCTGGTACGTTCTGCAATGGCAGCTCATTAAATATTTGCTGGGAATCAAAGCTAGCTAGTTTACTCTATCGAATGGTCAAGTGGAATCGCCTAAGATCTGCCAATCTTATCCTTGCTGGGGCCATTGCTGATGCAAGAAGGTATCCAATGTGAAGGCAGGTTGTCCATGACGTGGAAAGCCACCAGCCCACTTTATGCTCAAGTATCGGTTGATGTACATCGCATGTTGAATATGAAACAAAACTTGCACTCACCAGAAGGACAGGTCTTAGGGTTAATCTTTTGTTTGAAGCCAGAAGACAGGCTTAGGAACAAAACTACttcaaaaaacctttaaaaacgTAAAGAGTCGTTTGCTCTCAGCTTTCTGAGATAAAAATATCAAGCATAGAAAGTAACTTGGACTCGAATTCTTGAAGACCTAGAGGTGATGAGGACATGTTGGAAGGAAGCTATCGTGATGCTAGAATAACTTGAACAgagttttaatttgatcaaagaCCAGACCACCCTTTGCTATTCATGGAGTCTGAAAAGGCTCTCACCAGACAGCCGTGTTTGGCCTCCTGATGTGAACTTGAAATAGGCCTGGGATTACTCCAACTATTGCTGATGCAATAAATTCTCTTTTGAGAAGAAGATAATAAAGGTGTGGACAGAAAGGTACCCGTCTTCGAGGATAGAACAAAAATGGTGAGGTGTCCATTTTGGAGCATTcagaagaaaataaacaataaaaagattGTGAAAAAACAGATGCTGAAATCCGGACTCTAGCAGGTTCTTTTCCTGATAGAAGCAGGTTTGGACTTTTGTCTAGTTGAAGATAACAAGAATTTTGCTGAGAAAAAGATTCACATGCATGATTGCAAGTGGAGGCAAGGAGGATGATGGCCCATtgccattttttatttcttcaaaagcAGAATTAGATTTCAATGAAGCAGGGAAAATATGTCAAAGCATCCACTTGATGCATGCTCGATGTAGGAAACATCAGATGCAGGTGGATTCTACCTTGTAGACCCTAAATGTTCATTACATGATTCCAAAATTCAACCATATGATTTCTAGATTATTCTATCCAACACTATATCCATGAATATCAAACAGTACCGAAAGTCATCCGATTCTAAGGGAGGTAATATGCAGGCCAGGTACAGTCGAGTTCGAAAATTTGGATGAACATTTCAGAATTTAACGGTCACCCCTTCAATCAAAATGAACTCAGTATCTCACCTAGAAAAATTTCGTGGCCGTGCGATTTGTTGGGTGATGCTTTTGTTGTTTATCTCTCCCTCCTTGCACAAAGTTCAGGTGATCTTAAGCACGGACATAACGAGGATCACCAAGCTGAAGGTAGACCATGCCTGCAGAATCATTTAAAATGCATTCTATGAGATTAAATTCATTGTTGATTGTATTTAAGGCATGCGTCAGTAATGATAAGAGAGAATATGACTTACATTTATAGTGGATGCTGAAGAATAATAAACTATTCCAGGAAGATAGCCCTGCAATCCACTGTTGTAAACTGGAGTACCATCAGGATAGAAGAGTCCATAGTTCTTTTCAGATGTTGGACCGGGCTTTAAATTCTCGTTAAAAAGCGCAAAAACATATATGTCTATAGGCACAGATGGTTTTGCTGGTGTACCTTGCCTCGCCTGAATTCTATTTAACAGATTACTGTGATATAGAGCTGCATTTTCTGGAGTCGATCCGACCTCATCAGGATCCCCCTTAGATGGCCACCCTGTCTCCGAAATCATAACTTCAATATCTGTATGCCCCATTGCTTTAATCGCTGAATACACAGCATCTACTTGAGCATACAACATATTATCATAATGCAAGTTTGTGTTTGGATCTATCATCCCTGGGTTAGGCTGGAAAAGGACATAGTCTAGAGATATTTGGTTTGGATTATCCTTGTATGCAAAAAAAGGATATGCATTGATAAGGAATGGTGAATTGATTTGAGAATGAAAATTCAAGATTGCCTGGATGTATTCGGCAAGATCTTGCCGGAAAGTCCCTGATGAAGGAGGGTAGGAATTTCCTATGATATTAAAAGAATGTGCACTGGTGACAATCACTTGTTTATCTAATCCAAGATCAACCAGAGTGTTATGCACCATTTTCATCGCCGGGAGGAGATTTGACCATAACTGAGTATCATTGCTCATGAACACCTCGTTTCCGACAGTGATGCAGGTGATTTTGGTTTGAGCTATATGAGGTTGAAGATGTTGTTGAACCCAGTTTTGAGCTTTGATGGGATCAGTCATGTCTTGAAGGTACTCATTCCCGAGCCCAATAACGAACTCAACATTTGAATTGGAAAACGCAAGTAGGACATTCGGATCAGCATCATAGAGTTTTAACCTGCTGACATTGAGGGATTGAAGCATAACAGCAACGCGAGAGGGAGATGGAAGGTTGTTGGCAATCTGACCATAGTTAATTCCAAGCCCAGCACCGAGGACCCTGACAGCTGAATCTGAGAAACAGAGTGAAAAACAAGAGTAAGAAACAGAATTTAAAGTTGAATAAACTAAACCATGAAAGATAAAGCAAGGAATTAAGAAACACGAGCAAGAATCATCAAATATCATAACACAAAATTGAAGAATGCAGGAAAATCTGAGGATTAAAAACTATTtaggattaaaaattaaaatctattgaAGAACATATGCccacaaattaaataattctaaGTGACATGAAAAGGAAAGCCTTTCCAGTCTAAAAATCgaataagaataaattttacTACCTTTAAATGCCACTATGAATGTTCAACAAGTAATAGAATCTTTGCTTTTCCAATTCATAATTATTCCCATTAAGCTTCAGTTAGATTAAGATTTCAGTTCCAAATTCATCAAAgggaatcaagaaaaagaaaaacaaaatcaagcaaaatcCCTCTAAATTCATCATAGACTTGCCAGAAGGGAAAGAAACAAGTTTTCTGAATAATGGTAGCAATTGCACAGAGTCAATAAACTTTGTTTTCATGCTTGAACATGCAGTATATGTAAAGCAACAACCCAATAGAGAAGTCAAGACAACAGCTTAAGCTTGTGTTTTCGTTTCTTGAATTTTCCAGGGAAACAAACAGAACAATGCATGCAGAGGGTAGTTTGAACAAGAAAGAACTAACCTGAAAGAGTgagaagcaagaaaagaagacgAGAAAGAACAAAGCAGGTGGCCATAAGTGATCTTATCTTGGTTAAACCAAGGCCACCCAAGAGACACCAACACCCTTAACAAAGCAGTGGCGCAAACTATATAGTtgcttatatttatatatttatagagttttttGAATTGGGGGACAGAGATAGCGGTGGCTCTGTCTTGTTTTCTTTCACCCTTGTATGAGAAGGTGAACTCAATTTTTATGAGCTCCACTAGATTTCTCatattttgtaataattttttcttaaggcCCACTTGTTGCCTGACACGTGTAAAAAAAGTCTCCATGTAATCAAATTTTAACCGCATGGTCATTGCAAATTTAccatgtgattttttattttcttggatgGAGCAAGAGAATCATAACCTGTGGATTTATGAACTGGTTTATGGGTTTTTGctgtttgtttttcaagttttaaccaTCCGGATCAAAAGGAGTAATTGTATCATCCTAGATATTATGAAGATAAACTTTAGGAAGAgtcaaatcaaagaaaagttttttaaaaaataaataaatatatatatatatatatatataatttttatagttattaaacctaactTGATACGATAAATTAAACCTGATTTAAATATTAACTCaatcaaatctaaataaaacaaaatcaggtCAATTTTAAAAGgtgttttttgatgattttatcttaaaataatatttttataatttctttaactCTCATCTAAAACAATGTTatcttattaaaagaaaatattggaaCAGTGTTGTACTAAGGTTGGTTGGTTgaataatatgataattaattataactataaTAGACGCGAGATTTAGCTGTAACAGTGATGGACGGTGCGATAACACATGGGCGATGGATAATTGAAGGCGTTGCGAACATTTCCAGCATAATATATGATAGCTTGGAGGCTGAGTTGTACATGCCAGCCTGTGATATATATTGGTCTCGATTTCCATGGCCGGAAAGTTTAAGGTCGTCGGGATTTGAGATTGTCTTGCCATCTGACCGGACGTGTATCATCGGTGTTACATGTGTACATGTCATTGTAGAAAGAGTCGAGCTTTGACCTCAAACTTCACATGCACCTTCACGAGCTACAAGGATATGTACATGGTGGTGGGTGGTGGCCACCGAAACACGATCGGCAGCAGCTATACCTTTCTCAAGTTTAATAAagataagttattttattaattaaaagatacgTAAAAGAGCCTGCTATTGACCAccggaagaagaagaagacgacgaAAACCTCTCGATCATCATACATGGTGACAAGATAATCGACTTGTACTAGCAAGAAATTAAGCACAACTAAGTTTGGGAATTTCAACTGGTGAaggcttgaatttgtttttttaataatcatcaaTTCGAGTTCTTTAAGGTTATTAAAGATTTACatagtcattaattttaaaatttataagattagttGAGATGCACGCGAGGTCGTTTGACAtccttatattaataaaaaaaaattaagtataattgctgataaataatattcgctaaaaatattaattttttatgtttttaaattattttaatgtattgatattaaaaataaaatattattttatatatttttaaatataaaaaatagccaTAATTATGCTCGTGATCACAACTTAAGCTTAGCTATAACGTGTCATTTACAATTAAGTGtgtgaaagagagaaaaagaattaaaaaaaaaggatatggagaaaaaatagagagaagattctctgagagaaaagaaatcaatggaGTTGAACACATGGTTAGAAAAAAGCTCGGAATACAACTACCAATTTGACGAATATTTAAGCAAAAATTATACGTTTTCATCTCTTTTACAAGCCATTATACTTGGAGATCTCGAAAAGTCAATGAgtgtttaagaaaataaacaaaaagacatGCTTTACAGCACACCTCtagtttttatttctaattaatacattaaataaCCAAGAATTTCATTAATCTagccatatatatttttctcttatttatggcaatatttatgatatcaatataatagtttaaaagtataaaaaaataaatttaaaaacattaaaaatacatgcaaaACTCCGTTTAAAGCACGGAAGGGACACCTCCTTTGACAAACAGCACCACCACAAGTGTCGGTCAGAGAATCTCGTTATTTATGTAATGGTGAAAgcaagggagaaaaaaaaacatgg contains:
- the LOC118038929 gene encoding glucan endo-1,3-beta-glucosidase 14, which gives rise to MATCFVLSRLLFLLLTLSDSAVRVLGAGLGINYGQIANNLPSPSRVAVMLQSLNVSRLKLYDADPNVLLAFSNSNVEFVIGLGNEYLQDMTDPIKAQNWVQQHLQPHIAQTKITCITVGNEVFMSNDTQLWSNLLPAMKMVHNTLVDLGLDKQVIVTSAHSFNIIGNSYPPSSGTFRQDLAEYIQAILNFHSQINSPFLINAYPFFAYKDNPNQISLDYVLFQPNPGMIDPNTNLHYDNMLYAQVDAVYSAIKAMGHTDIEVMISETGWPSKGDPDEVGSTPENAALYHSNLLNRIQARQGTPAKPSVPIDIYVFALFNENLKPGPTSEKNYGLFYPDGTPVYNSGLQGYLPGIVYYSSASTINAWSTFSLVILVMSVLKIT